One genomic segment of Hydra vulgaris chromosome 14, alternate assembly HydraT2T_AEP includes these proteins:
- the LOC105849434 gene encoding uncharacterized protein LOC105849434 isoform X1, whose amino-acid sequence MINMVLTIFMLDQSNSFFIQRGKNSDIVSGNPEYCSGSTFCQCINSTFLDFDSKLNCGNQLTACRLLIEGRTAGIYTAFGMSSYNLILTTDTNDPVCNTEPIPVPIFVQDYQNIMVWNPVYNTLLQRGFTASIKDLSKVELKIKYHLQGLLLKVFINCDNKEQCIAVKFEGIQEYPLNPDLFSNYLGAYSTSASTSVISRTSEITSLKVLTTTSSMKLTTIIVPISLSPYNTTFQTLTASSYDKTLQITNILSLYNNAFQTINVSSYNTSFQTINASPYNTTTTSINASPYNTTFQTINASPYNTTIESINASSYNTTFQTINASPYNTTIESINASSYNTTFQTINVSSYNNTKFLTINVFSPFYNTIQTINASSTVFTIENSITSSIQNINQSKSVSSIDIASPVIILTPSNFVQLYSTDSFITPLIQTAMLTYSQVTKESTIEFKITNQYLATLVTISSNVYVENTTILPPQSDALISKTYAAQIIIGVSAVLLLLVFLFACFLAYKRKRRKSQFKIPKTFDTGLTSLTDVSLNNHAAMIRMENNSLSTSASMMNNAHLKSNPLYHDYFEQESLNGLEDIPIDEQITSKSLDESFILEKNYYHKKDTKVNNRRLSVIFSASQSLESAVPKDDEQSSDNDFPFSFSIERGSTPIVNKI is encoded by the exons atgattaatatggttttaacaatttttatgctGGACcaatcaaatagtttttttattcagcGTGGAAAAAATAGCGATATTGTATCTGGAAACCCTGAATATTGTTCAGGGTCAACGTTTTGCCAGTGCATAAACAGCACATTTTTAGACTTTGATTCTAAATTAAATTGCGGAAACCAATTAACAG CTTGCAGGTTGCTAATAGAAGGTAGAACGGCTGGAATATACACAGCATTTGGAATGTCATCATACAATCTAATCCTAACTACAGACACTAATGACCCAGTGTGCAATACAGAACCTATCCCAGTACCAATTTTTGTGCAagattatcaaaatataatggTTTGGAATCCAGTTTATAACACCCTACTTCAAAGAGGTTTTACTGCATCAATCAAAGACTTATCTAAG GTTGAGTTAAAGATAAAGTATCATTTGCAAGGACTGCTATTAAAGGTTTTTATCAACTGTGACAATAAAGAACAATGCATTGCAGTCAAATTTGAAGGTATACAAGAAT atccATTGAATCcagatttattttcaaactatttgggTGCATATTCAACATCGGCATCAACATCGGTAATATCAAGAACGTCAGAGATAACATCGTTAAAAGTGTTGACTACTACTTCAAGTATGAAATTAACTACAATAATAGTTCCAATTAGTTTAAGTCCATACAATACTACATTTCAAACCCTTACTGCCTCATCATACGATAAAACCCttcaaattactaatattttaagCCTATATAATAATGCATTTCAAACTATCAATGTATCATCATATAACACCTCATTTCAAACCATTAATGCATCACCATATAACACTACAACTACAAGCATTAATGCATCACCATATAACACTACATTTCAAACCATTAATGCATCCCCATATAACACTACAATTGAAAGCATTAATGCATCATCATATAACACTACATTTCAAACCATTAATGCATCACCATATAACACTACAATTGAAAGCATTAATGCATCATCATATAACACTACATTTCAAACCATCAATGTATCTTCATACAACAATACTAAATTTCTAACCATTAATGTTTTTAGTCCATTTTATAATACAATTCAAACCATTAATGCATCTTCAACCGTTTTTACAATAGAAAATAGCATAACAAGTTCAATccaaaatataaatcaatctAAAAGTGTTAGTTCAATCGATATTGCAAGTCCAGTTATAATTTTAACTCCTTCTAATTTTGTCCAGTTATATTCTACTGATTCTTTTATAACACCATTAATACAAACTGCTATGCTAACCTACTCACAAGTGACAAAAGAATCAACAATTGAATTCAAAATTACGAATCAGTACCTTGCAACTTTAGTAACTATTTCATCAAATGTCTATGTAGAAAATACAACAATACTTCCTCCACAAAGTGACGCATTAATAAGTAAGACTTATGCAGCTCAAATCATTATTGGCGTCTCTGCAGTCCTCCTCTTACTGGTATTTTTATTCGCGTGCTTCCTCGCATACAAAAG gaaaagaagaaaatcacaatttaaaattccaaaaacg tttgatACGGGACTAACTAGCCTCACAGACGTTTCTCTAAACAACCATGCTGCAATGATCCGAATGGAAAACAACTCTTTAAGCACGTCAGCATCAATGATGAACAACGCTCATCTAAAATCGAATCCTTTGTATCATGACTACTTCGAACAAGAGTCATTAAATGGGCTAGAAGATATACCAATAGACGAGCAGATAACAAGCAAGTCGCTAGATGAGTCTTTCATACTtgagaaaaattattatcacAAAAAAGATACTAAAGTTAATAACAGACGTTTAAGTGTAATATTTTCTGCTTCACAAAGTTTAGAGTCAGCTGTACCAAAAGATGATGAACAAAGCAGCGATAATGATTTCCCATTTTCGTTTTCAATAGAACGTGGTTCAACTccaattgttaacaaaatttag
- the LOC105849434 gene encoding uncharacterized protein LOC105849434 isoform X2 produces MINMVLTIFMLDQSNSFFIQRGKNSDIVSGNPEYCSGSTFCQCINSTFLDFDSKLNCGNQLTACRLLIEGRTAGIYTAFGMSSYNLILTTDTNDPVCNTEPIPVPIFVQDYQNIMVWNPVYNTLLQRGFTASIKDLSKVELKIKYHLQGLLLKVFINCDNKEQCIAVKFEGIQEYPLNPDLFSNYLGAYSTSASTSVISRTSEITSLKVLTTTSKNSITSSIQNINQSKSVSSIDIASPVIILTPSNFVQLYSTDSFITPLIQTAMLTYSQVTKESTIEFKITNQYLATLVTISSNVYVENTTILPPQSDALISKTYAAQIIIGVSAVLLLLVFLFACFLAYKRKRRKSQFKIPKTFDTGLTSLTDVSLNNHAAMIRMENNSLSTSASMMNNAHLKSNPLYHDYFEQESLNGLEDIPIDEQITSKSLDESFILEKNYYHKKDTKVNNRRLSVIFSASQSLESAVPKDDEQSSDNDFPFSFSIERGSTPIVNKI; encoded by the exons atgattaatatggttttaacaatttttatgctGGACcaatcaaatagtttttttattcagcGTGGAAAAAATAGCGATATTGTATCTGGAAACCCTGAATATTGTTCAGGGTCAACGTTTTGCCAGTGCATAAACAGCACATTTTTAGACTTTGATTCTAAATTAAATTGCGGAAACCAATTAACAG CTTGCAGGTTGCTAATAGAAGGTAGAACGGCTGGAATATACACAGCATTTGGAATGTCATCATACAATCTAATCCTAACTACAGACACTAATGACCCAGTGTGCAATACAGAACCTATCCCAGTACCAATTTTTGTGCAagattatcaaaatataatggTTTGGAATCCAGTTTATAACACCCTACTTCAAAGAGGTTTTACTGCATCAATCAAAGACTTATCTAAG GTTGAGTTAAAGATAAAGTATCATTTGCAAGGACTGCTATTAAAGGTTTTTATCAACTGTGACAATAAAGAACAATGCATTGCAGTCAAATTTGAAGGTATACAAGAAT atccATTGAATCcagatttattttcaaactatttgggTGCATATTCAACATCGGCATCAACATCGGTAATATCAAGAACGTCAGAGATAACATCGTTAAAAGTGTTGACTACTACTTCAA AAAATAGCATAACAAGTTCAATccaaaatataaatcaatctAAAAGTGTTAGTTCAATCGATATTGCAAGTCCAGTTATAATTTTAACTCCTTCTAATTTTGTCCAGTTATATTCTACTGATTCTTTTATAACACCATTAATACAAACTGCTATGCTAACCTACTCACAAGTGACAAAAGAATCAACAATTGAATTCAAAATTACGAATCAGTACCTTGCAACTTTAGTAACTATTTCATCAAATGTCTATGTAGAAAATACAACAATACTTCCTCCACAAAGTGACGCATTAATAAGTAAGACTTATGCAGCTCAAATCATTATTGGCGTCTCTGCAGTCCTCCTCTTACTGGTATTTTTATTCGCGTGCTTCCTCGCATACAAAAG gaaaagaagaaaatcacaatttaaaattccaaaaacg tttgatACGGGACTAACTAGCCTCACAGACGTTTCTCTAAACAACCATGCTGCAATGATCCGAATGGAAAACAACTCTTTAAGCACGTCAGCATCAATGATGAACAACGCTCATCTAAAATCGAATCCTTTGTATCATGACTACTTCGAACAAGAGTCATTAAATGGGCTAGAAGATATACCAATAGACGAGCAGATAACAAGCAAGTCGCTAGATGAGTCTTTCATACTtgagaaaaattattatcacAAAAAAGATACTAAAGTTAATAACAGACGTTTAAGTGTAATATTTTCTGCTTCACAAAGTTTAGAGTCAGCTGTACCAAAAGATGATGAACAAAGCAGCGATAATGATTTCCCATTTTCGTTTTCAATAGAACGTGGTTCAACTccaattgttaacaaaatttag